A region from the Desulfomarina profundi genome encodes:
- the pgsA gene encoding CDP-diacylglycerol--glycerol-3-phosphate 3-phosphatidyltransferase has protein sequence MKQLLSVPNILTGFRFALIPVLILLFSMHQTTGIELASFVVFTVAALTDFVDGWVARRYHIETVLGKLMDPLADKVLVTTALVMLIPLGKIAAWVSLLIICREIVVTGFRGLAATTGKVVAAGSIGKLKSNFQYFGLGFLIFPLGVLPVPYQHQTGTVLIYISLVLALWSGGVYAWHLRDVFLETAK, from the coding sequence ATGAAACAACTCCTTTCAGTTCCCAATATTCTCACCGGCTTTCGATTTGCCCTTATTCCGGTGCTGATACTTCTCTTTTCCATGCACCAGACGACCGGTATTGAACTTGCAAGTTTTGTGGTGTTTACTGTGGCAGCCCTGACCGATTTTGTCGATGGTTGGGTGGCCAGAAGGTATCATATTGAAACCGTGCTTGGCAAACTGATGGATCCCCTCGCCGATAAGGTTCTGGTGACAACTGCTCTGGTCATGCTTATTCCCCTGGGGAAAATTGCCGCCTGGGTCTCCTTGCTGATTATCTGTAGGGAGATTGTCGTAACGGGATTCCGTGGTCTTGCTGCTACCACCGGCAAGGTTGTTGCTGCCGGATCAATTGGTAAATTGAAGAGCAACTTTCAGTATTTCGGCCTGGGTTTTCTGATCTTTCCCCTCGGCGTACTTCCGGTGCCATACCAGCACCAGACAGGTACGGTTCTTATCTATATTTCCCTCGTCCTGGCCCTCTGGTCCGGAGGGGTTTACGCCTGGCATCTCCGGGATGTTTTCCTGGAAACCGCAAAATAG
- a CDS encoding BPTD_3080 family restriction endonuclease: MSNLFFEHPILNSPYDYPSRHWELDEQGQPTQQIINQRRKAEFITPIPKPKKRKGKGTQQKLFADHTLTSDGQQYDPTSIINKLRQEVDAWRALPNSNDWKVTPETVRLLKHWRHHKFSGIRPFFCQVEAIEVAIWLIEVAPQLGKRGKFFLDHLESANNDANPELMRLALKLATGAGKTTVMAMLIAWQTINAVRRRRAKKFTRGFLVVAPGLTIRDRLRVLQPNDPGSYYASRELVPGDMLADLERAKIVVTNYHAFKLRERVKLAKGNRSLLQGRGEELNTQETEGQMLQRVMPDLMGMKNIMVINDEAHHCYREKPDEDDVAVLKGDDRKEAQKNNEAARLWITGLEIVGRKIGIHRVIDLSATPFFLSGSGYAEGTLFPWAMSDFALMDAIECGIVKLPRVPVAQNLPGDEMPMFRNLWEHIKKDMPKKGRGKAKDLDPLSLPVRLQTALEALYGHYKETFALWQTAGVKVPPCFIVVCNNTSTSKLAYDYIAGFHRLNEDGSSSFVPGRMELFRNYDEHGNQLARPRTLLIDSEQLESGDALDKNFRAMAAAEIERFRYEMRQRGDHKQAENITDQDLLREVMNTVGKPDSLGGSIRCVVSVSMLTEGWDANTVTHVLGVRAFGTQLLCEQVIGRALRRQSYDLNEQGLFNVEYADVLGIPFDFTAKPVVAPPQPPRETIQVKAVKPQRDHLEIRFPRVQGYRVELSEERLSAKFTDDSILELTPDLVGPSITRNQGIIGEGVELSLKHLEDMRRSSLIFQVTKRLLYTKWRDPGEEPKMHLFGQLKRITRQWLDTCLICKGATYPAQLMYQELADMACERITAAITLSQIGDNPVKAVLDPYNPTGSTSHVNFNTSKKDRWETSSEKCHINWIILDSDWEAEFCRVAEAHPKVITYVKNHNLGLEVPYRYGSETRTYIPDFIVHVDDGHKDPLQLIVEIKGYRREDAKDKKMTMETYWIPGVNNLKKYGRWSFAEFTEVYQIEVDFEAKVETEFNKMIEKISERKP, translated from the coding sequence ATGAGCAATCTATTCTTCGAACACCCCATTCTCAACTCGCCTTACGATTATCCCTCCAGGCATTGGGAGCTGGATGAACAGGGACAACCAACCCAGCAAATTATCAACCAGCGACGTAAAGCCGAATTTATAACCCCCATTCCCAAACCTAAAAAGCGGAAAGGCAAAGGGACACAGCAAAAACTTTTTGCAGATCATACTCTTACCAGTGATGGGCAGCAATATGATCCCACGTCCATCATCAACAAACTTCGTCAGGAAGTTGATGCATGGCGCGCTCTTCCAAATTCAAATGACTGGAAAGTAACTCCGGAGACGGTACGTCTTTTGAAACATTGGCGGCATCACAAATTCAGTGGTATTCGTCCGTTTTTTTGCCAGGTAGAAGCCATAGAAGTTGCAATATGGCTCATCGAAGTAGCCCCTCAACTTGGCAAGAGGGGAAAGTTCTTCCTTGATCATCTGGAGAGCGCCAATAACGATGCCAATCCGGAATTAATGCGGCTGGCATTAAAGCTGGCCACCGGTGCCGGAAAAACCACGGTCATGGCAATGCTTATTGCCTGGCAGACTATCAATGCCGTACGCAGGCGGAGAGCCAAAAAATTCACCCGTGGTTTTCTTGTGGTGGCTCCCGGGCTCACTATTCGTGATCGTCTTCGTGTCCTCCAGCCCAATGATCCAGGCAGTTACTACGCCAGCAGGGAACTGGTTCCCGGAGATATGCTGGCTGATCTGGAAAGAGCCAAGATTGTGGTCACCAATTATCACGCGTTCAAACTGCGAGAACGGGTCAAACTGGCTAAAGGTAATCGTTCTTTGCTGCAGGGGCGCGGAGAGGAACTCAATACTCAGGAAACTGAAGGTCAGATGCTGCAGAGGGTTATGCCCGACCTGATGGGTATGAAAAACATCATGGTCATCAATGATGAGGCCCATCACTGTTACCGGGAAAAGCCTGACGAAGATGATGTTGCTGTCTTGAAAGGGGATGACAGGAAAGAGGCACAAAAGAACAACGAAGCGGCCAGGCTGTGGATTACAGGCCTTGAGATAGTGGGCCGGAAAATTGGCATTCACCGGGTCATTGACCTGTCGGCCACTCCGTTTTTTCTCAGCGGCTCAGGTTATGCGGAAGGAACGCTTTTCCCTTGGGCCATGAGTGACTTTGCCCTCATGGATGCCATTGAATGCGGCATTGTCAAGTTACCCAGGGTGCCTGTGGCGCAAAACCTGCCCGGTGATGAAATGCCCATGTTCCGCAACCTGTGGGAACATATCAAAAAAGATATGCCCAAAAAGGGGCGCGGCAAGGCCAAGGATCTTGATCCGTTAAGCCTGCCTGTTCGCCTGCAGACAGCTCTTGAAGCTCTTTATGGACATTACAAGGAGACGTTTGCCTTATGGCAGACTGCCGGAGTGAAAGTCCCGCCCTGTTTTATTGTGGTCTGTAACAACACGTCCACCTCAAAACTTGCCTATGATTATATTGCCGGTTTTCATCGGTTGAATGAAGACGGCAGCAGCTCGTTTGTTCCGGGCCGAATGGAATTATTCCGTAACTATGATGAGCATGGCAACCAGCTGGCCCGACCCCGCACTCTGCTCATTGACAGCGAACAGCTTGAATCCGGTGACGCCCTGGATAAAAATTTCAGGGCCATGGCTGCTGCTGAAATTGAACGCTTTCGTTATGAGATGCGTCAACGTGGAGATCATAAGCAGGCAGAAAACATAACAGACCAGGACCTGCTGCGGGAAGTCATGAATACAGTTGGCAAGCCGGACAGCCTGGGTGGTTCCATCCGCTGTGTGGTCTCCGTCTCCATGCTGACCGAAGGCTGGGACGCCAACACTGTCACCCATGTCCTTGGAGTGCGGGCTTTTGGCACCCAGCTTCTCTGTGAACAGGTCATTGGTCGCGCTCTGCGCCGGCAGTCCTATGATTTGAATGAGCAAGGGTTGTTTAACGTGGAATATGCCGATGTATTGGGCATCCCTTTTGATTTTACCGCAAAACCAGTGGTGGCGCCGCCCCAACCGCCCAGGGAAACCATTCAAGTCAAAGCAGTAAAACCCCAGCGTGATCATCTGGAAATCCGCTTTCCCAGGGTTCAGGGATATAGGGTTGAGCTGTCTGAAGAACGTCTGAGCGCAAAATTTACCGACGATTCAATTTTAGAGCTGACCCCGGATCTGGTAGGTCCATCCATTACCAGGAATCAGGGTATTATCGGCGAAGGTGTGGAGCTCAGCCTGAAACACCTGGAAGATATGCGACGCTCCAGTCTCATTTTTCAGGTGACCAAACGCCTTTTGTACACCAAGTGGCGAGATCCTGGTGAAGAACCGAAGATGCACCTCTTTGGTCAACTCAAACGCATAACCAGACAATGGCTTGATACCTGTCTCATCTGCAAGGGAGCAACGTATCCGGCCCAGCTGATGTATCAGGAACTGGCGGATATGGCCTGTGAACGAATCACCGCAGCCATTACCCTGTCTCAGATTGGAGATAACCCGGTCAAGGCTGTGCTTGACCCGTATAACCCCACAGGAAGCACCAGCCATGTGAATTTCAATACTTCAAAAAAGGATCGCTGGGAGACCAGTTCCGAGAAATGCCATATCAACTGGATCATTCTGGACAGCGACTGGGAGGCGGAATTCTGCCGGGTTGCCGAGGCCCATCCCAAGGTGATTACTTACGTCAAAAACCATAATCTCGGCTTGGAAGTCCCCTATCGGTACGGTTCCGAGACCCGTACATATATTCCGGACTTTATCGTCCATGTGGATGACGGCCATAAAGACCCGCTGCAGCTGATTGTGGAGATCAAAGGCTATCGCCGGGAAGATGCCAAGGACAAAAAAATGACCATGGAGACCTACTGGATACCGGGAGTTAATAACCTGAAAAAATATGGCAGATGGAGTTTTGCCGAGTTTACGGAAGTGTATCAGATCGAGGTGGATTTTGAGGCAAAGGTCGAGACTGAGTTTAATAAAATGATAGAAAAAATATCAGAGCGGAAACCATAA
- a CDS encoding ATP-binding protein has product MIVDRPEEYLRSIIRELCNLPHETEWVEFKHNNDNPEEIGEYISALANSAALLGKVNAYVVWGVDNISHDLLGTSFKPGNCKISNEELENWLLRLLSPKINFRFYEVTIDDLPVVLLEIGSAFRHPVRFQSTEFIRIGSYKKKLKDHPEKERELWRVFDQTPFEREIAAENVTAENVLRLLDYPAYFDLFQLPLPESRDGILAALQADDLIEPCTNSAQWNIFNLGAILFAKKLADFFGLKRKAVRVIVYKGENRVETLREQEGSRGYAAGFEGLIEFILALLPVNEVIGQALRREVPMFPELAIRELVANAVIHQDFHITGTGPMVEIFSSRMEITNPGLPLVTTERFLDSPPKSRNEAMASLMRRIGVCEERGSGIDKVVFETEFYQLPAPIFETTAEHTRTVLFSHRELKEMDKADRVRACYLHACLRYVQRDFLTNATLRERFGIESKNSAMASRIIKDALLAERIRCYDDTVGSKAKKYLPWWA; this is encoded by the coding sequence ATGATCGTTGACCGACCGGAAGAATACCTGCGCAGTATCATCCGGGAACTGTGTAATCTGCCACATGAAACCGAGTGGGTTGAATTTAAACATAACAATGATAACCCGGAAGAAATAGGCGAATATATTTCCGCTCTTGCCAATTCAGCAGCACTGTTGGGTAAAGTCAACGCCTATGTGGTCTGGGGTGTCGATAATATCAGTCACGATTTGCTTGGCACCAGTTTTAAACCCGGAAACTGCAAAATTAGCAATGAAGAACTGGAAAACTGGCTCCTTCGTCTGCTTTCTCCGAAAATAAATTTCAGGTTTTATGAAGTAACCATAGATGACTTGCCTGTTGTTCTCCTTGAAATAGGCTCTGCCTTTCGGCATCCAGTTCGATTTCAATCCACGGAATTTATTCGGATTGGTTCATATAAAAAGAAACTGAAAGATCATCCTGAAAAAGAAAGGGAATTATGGCGTGTCTTTGACCAGACCCCTTTTGAACGTGAAATTGCAGCAGAAAATGTCACTGCAGAAAATGTTCTGCGTCTGCTTGATTATCCAGCCTATTTTGATCTGTTCCAGCTGCCTCTGCCGGAATCACGGGACGGTATTCTGGCAGCACTGCAAGCCGATGACCTTATAGAGCCGTGCACCAATTCCGCTCAATGGAATATCTTCAACCTTGGTGCAATCCTCTTTGCCAAAAAACTCGCTGATTTTTTCGGTCTGAAACGTAAGGCCGTGCGGGTCATTGTCTATAAAGGAGAGAACCGGGTGGAAACTCTGCGGGAACAGGAAGGAAGCAGAGGATATGCCGCAGGTTTTGAAGGCTTAATCGAGTTTATTCTTGCCCTTTTACCTGTCAACGAGGTCATTGGCCAGGCTCTGCGCCGGGAAGTCCCCATGTTCCCGGAACTCGCCATTCGAGAGCTGGTCGCCAACGCTGTCATCCATCAGGACTTTCATATTACCGGTACCGGGCCAATGGTGGAAATATTCAGCAGCCGTATGGAAATTACCAACCCCGGTCTTCCCCTTGTTACCACAGAACGTTTTTTAGACAGCCCGCCCAAATCACGTAATGAAGCCATGGCCTCACTTATGCGCCGCATCGGTGTTTGTGAAGAGCGCGGCAGTGGTATTGACAAGGTTGTTTTTGAGACAGAATTCTATCAGCTCCCGGCGCCGATATTTGAAACAACGGCTGAGCACACCCGCACGGTGTTATTTTCCCATAGAGAACTGAAAGAAATGGATAAGGCGGACAGGGTAAGAGCCTGCTATCTTCATGCCTGCCTCAGGTATGTGCAGCGGGATTTTTTGACCAATGCGACCCTGCGTGAACGATTCGGCATTGAAAGTAAAAACAGCGCCATGGCCTCACGGATCATAAAAGATGCCCTGCTGGCAGAACGTATTCGTTGTTACGATGATACTGTGGGCAGCAAGGCAAAGAAATACCTGCCTTGGTGGGCTTGA
- a CDS encoding site-specific DNA-methyltransferase — MAKRKPKIKKQIDALTHREDKRKNIPTAEYQSVLRDEEKNPIRVAYERRNRDLDPQLVWRGKDEQDWSDLVVQAPPLYIQEKVHPKILIDDLRSQTENREGEGQPRQLDLFGDFNGIPDEAAKTEFYQHDANWTNRMILGDSLQVMASLAEREGLRGKVQCIYLDPPYGIKFNSNFQWSTTSRDVKDGNKKHITREPEQVKAFRDTWRDGIHSYLTYLRDRLTVARDLLTDSGSIFVQIGDENLAKVRSILDEIFGEDNFVISIPFQKKAYQEALSLAPVNDYILWVAKSKQLLKYRPLYIPTPFEGHVGKYTRIESQDLIIDKSNNKNTGEISSLLDKGWRLFREDYPVVSQDPPKKPQPFDYCGVTYNPPPGRHWSQKWPEGMQRLAIANRLRGTGTRLYAREYWTDSAIVPRNNLWVQLKGPAHPNYVVETATEVVKRCILMSTDPGDLILDPTCGSGTTAYVAEQWGRRWITIDTSRVALALARARIMGARYPYYLLADSPEGQKKEAEITRTIPSESPTFGNIRQGFVYQRVPHITLKAIANNAEIDVIWDNFQETLEPLRKQLNKELDQDWQEWEIPREAEEEWSSKAKQLHKKFWHLRIKRQQEIDASIAAKADFEYLYDKPYEDRKKVRVAGPFTVESLSPHRVLGVDENDELIDPLKSDQQDTDQQGFVRMILDNLKTAGVQQAHKEDKINFSSITPWPGDYICAEGRYLEGEEESGPEKRAAIFIGPEFGTVSRPDLVAAAREAGDAGFDALIACAFNYDAHSSEFNKLGRIPVLKARMNADLHMADDLKNTGKGNLFVIFGEPDIDIQEIEDNKIQVRINGVDVFHPNTGEVRSDSADGIACWFIDTDYNEESFFVRHAYFLGANDPYKALKTTLKAEIDKEAWDTLHSDISRPFDRPESSRIAVKVINHLGDEVMKVYSV, encoded by the coding sequence ATGGCAAAACGGAAACCAAAGATAAAAAAACAGATCGATGCCCTGACCCATAGAGAGGACAAGCGGAAGAATATCCCCACTGCCGAATACCAGTCCGTGCTGCGGGATGAGGAAAAAAATCCAATCCGGGTAGCCTATGAGCGGCGTAATCGTGATCTTGATCCGCAGCTTGTCTGGCGGGGCAAGGATGAGCAGGACTGGTCTGATCTGGTGGTGCAGGCCCCGCCTCTCTATATTCAAGAGAAGGTGCATCCCAAGATTTTGATTGATGATCTGCGCAGTCAGACGGAAAACCGGGAAGGGGAAGGTCAGCCTCGGCAGCTGGATCTTTTTGGCGACTTCAATGGTATCCCGGATGAGGCCGCTAAGACAGAATTTTATCAGCATGATGCCAACTGGACGAATCGGATGATTTTGGGTGATTCGTTACAGGTCATGGCCTCGCTGGCTGAACGGGAAGGATTGCGGGGCAAGGTGCAGTGTATCTATCTTGATCCGCCCTATGGGATTAAATTTAACTCTAATTTTCAGTGGTCAACTACCAGTCGGGATGTCAAGGACGGCAATAAAAAGCATATCACCCGTGAGCCGGAGCAGGTTAAGGCATTTCGAGATACCTGGCGAGATGGAATTCATTCATATTTGACCTATCTCCGGGATCGGTTGACTGTGGCTCGGGATTTATTGACGGATAGTGGATCGATTTTTGTTCAGATTGGTGATGAGAATCTTGCGAAAGTGAGAAGTATATTAGACGAGATTTTCGGAGAGGATAATTTTGTAATTTCTATCCCATTCCAGAAAAAAGCGTACCAGGAAGCACTTTCATTAGCACCGGTCAACGACTATATATTGTGGGTTGCAAAATCCAAACAATTATTAAAATATCGACCGCTTTATATTCCAACACCATTTGAGGGTCATGTAGGAAAGTATACTCGGATTGAATCACAAGACTTAATAATTGATAAATCAAACAACAAAAACACAGGAGAAATTAGCTCTCTTTTAGATAAAGGTTGGCGTCTATTTCGAGAAGATTACCCTGTTGTTAGTCAAGATCCCCCGAAAAAGCCTCAGCCTTTTGATTATTGTGGTGTTACCTATAATCCACCACCAGGTAGACATTGGTCACAAAAATGGCCAGAAGGAATGCAACGACTTGCAATTGCTAATCGTCTACGTGGAACAGGAACTAGGTTATATGCCAGAGAGTACTGGACAGACTCAGCTATTGTTCCACGTAATAATTTATGGGTTCAATTAAAAGGTCCGGCACACCCTAACTATGTTGTAGAAACGGCAACGGAAGTAGTTAAGCGTTGCATCCTCATGTCCACCGACCCCGGCGACCTCATTCTCGACCCCACCTGCGGTTCCGGCACCACCGCCTATGTTGCTGAACAATGGGGGCGCCGCTGGATCACCATTGATACTTCGCGGGTTGCCCTAGCCCTGGCACGGGCCAGGATCATGGGCGCCCGCTATCCCTATTATTTGCTGGCCGACAGCCCGGAAGGGCAGAAGAAAGAGGCGGAAATAACCCGTACCATCCCGTCCGAATCCCCCACCTTCGGCAATATTCGACAGGGCTTTGTCTACCAGCGGGTACCGCACATCACCCTGAAGGCCATTGCCAATAACGCCGAGATCGACGTGATCTGGGATAATTTTCAGGAAACTCTGGAACCCCTGCGAAAACAACTCAACAAGGAACTGGATCAGGACTGGCAGGAATGGGAAATCCCCCGAGAGGCTGAAGAAGAGTGGTCAAGCAAAGCGAAACAACTCCATAAAAAATTCTGGCATTTGCGCATTAAACGGCAGCAGGAGATCGACGCCTCCATTGCCGCCAAAGCCGACTTTGAATACCTCTATGACAAGCCCTACGAAGACAGGAAAAAGGTCAGGGTGGCAGGCCCGTTTACTGTGGAATCCCTGTCCCCCCATCGGGTACTTGGGGTGGACGAAAATGATGAACTGATAGATCCTCTCAAATCCGATCAACAAGACACCGATCAGCAGGGTTTTGTCCGGATGATCCTGGATAACCTCAAAACCGCCGGTGTACAGCAGGCCCATAAGGAAGATAAAATAAATTTCAGCTCCATTACCCCCTGGCCCGGCGATTATATCTGTGCCGAAGGCCGTTATCTTGAGGGTGAAGAAGAATCAGGCCCGGAAAAGCGGGCCGCCATCTTCATCGGCCCGGAATTCGGCACCGTCTCCCGTCCCGACCTGGTGGCCGCGGCCCGGGAAGCAGGGGACGCGGGTTTTGACGCCCTCATCGCCTGCGCCTTCAACTACGACGCCCATTCCTCGGAGTTCAACAAACTGGGGCGCATCCCGGTTCTGAAAGCCCGGATGAATGCCGACCTGCACATGGCCGATGACCTGAAAAACACAGGCAAGGGCAACCTCTTTGTCATCTTCGGTGAGCCGGATATTGATATTCAGGAAATTGAAGACAATAAAATCCAGGTCAGGATCAACGGAGTGGATGTTTTTCACCCCAACACCGGCGAAGTCCGCAGTGATTCTGCCGACGGTATTGCCTGCTGGTTTATTGATACCGACTATAATGAGGAATCCTTTTTCGTCCGCCACGCCTATTTTCTTGGCGCCAATGACCCATACAAGGCATTGAAAACAACCCTCAAGGCGGAAATTGACAAAGAGGCCTGGGACACCCTGCACAGCGACATCTCCCGTCCCTTTGACAGACCGGAATCAAGCCGCATCGCCGTCAAGGTCATCAACCACCTCGGGGATGAGGTGATGAAAGTGTATTCTGTTTAA
- a CDS encoding DUF262 domain-containing protein: MPGMNFNTTNNTFRQLMGNGLLYRVPPFQRDYSWSNDEWDDLWQDITSLGTGDAESSHYMGYLVLQSSDSKRFNIIDGQQRITTLSILVLAAIALLQELAQADETNLDDQKRAEQLRSSYIGYLDPVTLIPQAKLSLNRHNDRFYQNYLVPLERLPQRGLNRSEHLLRKAFNWFRDRLKADIGTKGEEIVRFIDSIVDLIFFTVITVTDELNAFTVFETLNARGVRLSATDLLKNYLFSVVSKEGAHTTELQNLEERWEGIVGLLGSESFPEFLRIFWNSRHKLVRKSHLFKTIRRAIVKKGDAFSLIRELDTHARIYAALRNPQESSWSRKERDYLRQLQMFNVRQPLALLLAAYNRLGEENREGFTKILRTIAVISFRYNVICNHPSNEQEKIYNAIAQKIFSGTFDSAGNIIPALQPVYPEDRIFRTAFSEKELRTTNSRNKKVVRYILFAIERHCSGSTFDFESATYSLEHILPEHPENGWETFDDQLHSRCVYLLGNMTLLATGENRNLGNQSYQEKRTIYSLSEFLITQGISKHFDEWTPATIRSRQSWMAKQACSVWHVSFS; encoded by the coding sequence ATGCCTGGAATGAATTTTAATACCACGAACAATACTTTTCGTCAGCTCATGGGAAATGGCCTTTTATACAGGGTGCCCCCTTTTCAACGTGATTATTCATGGTCAAACGATGAATGGGATGATCTCTGGCAGGATATCACTTCTCTTGGAACTGGTGATGCGGAATCCTCCCATTATATGGGATACCTGGTTTTGCAGTCTTCGGACAGTAAACGGTTTAATATTATTGACGGCCAACAGCGTATCACCACTCTCAGCATATTGGTCCTTGCCGCAATTGCTCTTTTGCAGGAATTGGCACAGGCTGATGAGACAAATCTGGATGATCAAAAACGGGCAGAACAATTACGTTCCAGTTATATCGGTTATCTGGATCCGGTCACTCTGATTCCCCAGGCAAAGCTCAGTCTCAACCGGCATAACGACCGTTTTTATCAAAACTATCTCGTTCCCCTTGAACGGTTACCGCAACGTGGATTGAACAGGTCAGAACATCTTTTGCGCAAAGCTTTCAACTGGTTCCGTGATCGTCTCAAAGCGGATATAGGGACAAAAGGTGAAGAAATAGTCAGATTTATTGACTCCATTGTTGATCTGATTTTTTTTACAGTCATCACTGTCACGGATGAATTGAATGCCTTTACCGTCTTTGAAACATTAAACGCCAGGGGAGTTCGCCTTTCTGCCACCGACCTTCTGAAAAATTATCTTTTTTCCGTTGTGAGCAAGGAAGGGGCCCATACAACAGAATTGCAAAATCTTGAAGAACGCTGGGAAGGTATTGTCGGGCTGCTGGGCAGTGAAAGTTTTCCGGAGTTCTTAAGAATATTCTGGAATAGTAGGCATAAACTGGTACGCAAATCACACCTGTTTAAAACTATCCGCAGGGCTATTGTTAAAAAAGGTGATGCCTTTTCATTGATTCGGGAACTGGATACCCATGCCCGAATTTATGCGGCACTTCGAAATCCTCAGGAAAGCTCCTGGAGCAGAAAAGAGCGTGATTATCTCAGGCAGTTACAAATGTTTAATGTCAGACAACCTCTTGCTTTGTTGCTTGCCGCCTATAATCGCCTGGGGGAAGAGAACCGTGAAGGGTTTACAAAAATTCTCAGAACAATAGCTGTTATATCCTTCCGCTATAATGTCATCTGTAATCATCCAAGCAATGAACAGGAAAAGATATACAATGCCATTGCGCAGAAGATATTTTCCGGAACCTTTGATTCGGCAGGGAACATTATTCCGGCTTTACAGCCGGTATATCCTGAAGACCGGATTTTTCGAACAGCTTTTAGTGAAAAGGAATTGCGAACGACCAACAGTCGAAACAAAAAAGTTGTCCGCTATATTCTTTTTGCCATTGAGCGTCATTGTTCTGGCAGCACCTTTGACTTTGAAAGTGCAACGTATAGCCTTGAACACATTTTGCCGGAACATCCAGAGAATGGCTGGGAGACATTTGATGACCAACTCCATTCCCGCTGCGTTTATCTTCTTGGCAACATGACCCTGCTTGCCACTGGAGAGAATCGGAATCTGGGAAATCAATCTTATCAGGAAAAAAGGACAATTTATTCGCTAAGCGAATTTCTTATCACCCAGGGAATCAGCAAACATTTTGATGAATGGACACCCGCCACTATCCGTTCACGGCAAAGCTGGATGGCAAAACAGGCCTGCTCAGTGTGGCATGTCTCATTTAGCTGA